Proteins encoded in a region of the Prunus persica cultivar Lovell chromosome G4, Prunus_persica_NCBIv2, whole genome shotgun sequence genome:
- the LOC18779352 gene encoding DNA topoisomerase 3-alpha isoform X2, with protein sequence MRVLNVAEKPSVAKSVAGILSGNQNLRMREGRSRYNKIYEFNYSINGLPCHMLVTSVTGHLMELEFEDRFRKWHACDPAVLFTAPVRKFVPQDKLDIKRTLEEVARGCQWLVLWLDCDREGENIAFEVIEVCTAVNRQLTLRRARFSALIERDIHDAVQNLVNPNKCFADAVDARQEIDLRIGASFTRFQTMLLRDAFVIESGTNDRNLVLSYGPCQFPTLGFVVERYWEIQSHEPEEFWTINCSHRSDEGLATFNWMRGHFFDYTCAVIIYEMCVEEPTATVTKVRQQEKLKYAPAPLNTIQLEKRASIYFRMSSEHTMKVAEELYQAGFISYPRTETDSFSERTNLHAIVQEQQGHPGWGSYAQRLLDPASGLWRNPRNGGHDDKAHPPIHPTKFSSGESGWSQDHHRLYELVVRHFLACVSQPAVGAETTVEIDIAGELFFASGRVIVAKNYLDVYRFESWGGSLLPTYEVGQQFVPTTLTLDSGVTRPPPLLSEADLLSCMDKEGIGTDATMHDHIKKLLDRFYATKDSSMRFSPTNLGEALVMGYDDMGYKLWKPYLRAVMERDMKAVSEGAKSKAEVLETCLQQMKACFLDARLNKVKLFEAMAVFFERSNRSGGDEQHASGEFVRRCGLCQEADMVLRQNRDGNFMVGCLGFPQCRNVVWLPGSVSEAAVTTNVCNSCTPGPVYLIQFTFRRLEIPPDYSANHLEYCASVGLSWKFMHTCNQVALVAVMRLLDS encoded by the exons ATGAGGGTGCTGAATGTGGCGGAGAAGCCGTCAGTGGCGAAGTCAGTGGCGGGCATACTCTCAGGGAACCAAAATCTGAGAATGAGGGAAGGCCGATCCCGCTACAACAAAATCTACGAGTTCAACTACTCCATCAATGGCCTCCCCTGCCACATGCTCGTCACCTCCGTCACTGGCCACCTCATGGAGCTCGAATTTGAAGACCGCTTCCGCAAGTGGCACGCCTGCGACCCCGCCGTTCTCTTCACCGCTCCCGTCCGCAAGTTCGTCCCTCAG GACAAGTTGGATATCAAGAGGACGTTAGAGGAGGTAGCTAGGGGGTGCCAATGGCTTGTATTGTGGCTTGACTGTGATAGAGAAGGAGAAAACATTGCATTTGAAGTCATAGAAGTCTGCACAGCCGTAAATCGTCAACTTACCTTAAGGAGGGCTCGTTTCTCAGCTTTGATTGAGAG aGATATCCATGATGCAGTGCAGAATCTTGTCAACCCAAACAAATGCTTTGCGGATGCAGTGGATGCTAGGCAA GAAATAGACCTTCGAATTGGTGCTTCGTTTACCAGGTTTCAGACTATGCTGCTCAGAGATGCATTTGTTATTGAGTCTGGTACAAATGACAGAAATCTTGTTCTAAGTTATGGTCCTTGTCAG TTCCCTACACTTGGATTTGTTGTGGAACGATATTGGGAGATACAGTCGCATGAGCCGGAGGAATTTTGGACCATTAACTGTTCACACAGATCAGATGAAGGCCTTGCTACATTCAATTGGAT GCGTGGACATTTTTTCGATTACACTTGTGCTGTTATAATTTATGAGATGTGTGTTGAGGAACCTACTGCTACT GTCACAAAGGTGAGACAACAGGAGAAGCTGAAGTATGCTCCAGCGCCCTTGAATACCATTCAGCTTGAAAAGCGTGCCTCCATATACTTTCGGATGAGTTCTGAACACACAATGAAG GTGGCAGAAGAGCTTTACCAAGCTGGTTTCATCAGTTACCCTCGTACGGAGACTGATAGCTTCTCTGAAAGGACCAATTTGCAT GCGATTGTACAAGAGCAACAAGGGCATCCTGGATGGGGATCATATGCTCAAAGATTGTTAGACCCTGCATCCGGGCTTTGGAGAAACCCTAGGAATGGTGGACACGATGACAAGGCCCATCCACCTATTCACCCAACTAAATTTTCTTCCGGAGAATCAGGATGGAGTCAAGATCACCAT agatTGTATGAGCTGGTTGTTCGCCATTTCTTGGCATGTGTCTCACAGCCAGCTGTAGGGGCTGAAACCACTGTTGAAATTGATATTGCTGGCGAATTGTTCTTTGCATCAGGGAGAGTGATAGTAGCA AAAAATTACTTAGATGTTTATCGCTTTGAATCATGGGGAGGTTCCTTGCTACCAACGTATGAAGTTGGACAACAG TTTGTCCCAACAACATTGACTCTGGATTCAGGAGTCACAAGGCCTCCACCACTTTTGAGTGAAGCTGATTTGCTGAGTTGTATGGACAAG GAGGGCATTGGTACAGATGCAACAATGCATGATCACATAAAAAAGCTGCTTGATCGATTTTACGCAACTAAGGACTCAAGCATGCGGTTCTCACCAACCAatctt GGTGAAGCTTTGGTGATGGGATATGATGACATGGG GTATAAACTCTGGAAACCCTACCTTAGAGCTGTTATGGAGCGTGACATGAAAGCAGTTAGCGAAGGTGCCAAGAGCAAAGCTGAAGTTTTGGAAACTTGCTTGCAGCAAATGAAAGCTTGCTTCCTAGAT GCAAGGTTGAACAAAGTAAAACTCTTTGAAGCCATGGCAGTATTCTTTGAGAg ATCGAATAGGTCTGGTGGAGACGAGCAGCATGCATCTGGAGAGTTCGTTCGACGATGTGGCCTTTGCCAGGAAGCGGATATGGTGCTTAGGCAAAATAGG GATGGGAATTTCATGGTTGGATGCTTGGGTTTTCCTCAG TGTAGGAATGTTGTCTGGCTCCCTGGTTCTGTATCAGAAGCAGCTGTAACAACTAATGTTTGCAATTCCTGCACTCCAG
- the LOC18781151 gene encoding uncharacterized protein LOC18781151 translates to MTDGESLDSYLARFFGTVNNLKSLGEDVSETRIVQKLLMSLSRRYKSIVSIIEETRDLDVLRVEEVIASVKVYDKREDLHDERDKLAGTKRAFSSLKVGNNQVHDTKANLDVENAIDLVILQRIVIVIVTNK, encoded by the exons ATGACAGATGGTGAAAGCTTAGATAGCTATTTGGCTAGATTCTTTGGAACTGTGAATAATCTGAAATCACTTGGTGAAGATGTGTCTGAAACAAGAATTGTGCAAAAACTTTTGATGAGTCTAAGTAGAAGATATAAGTCCATTGTGTCTATTATTGAAGAAACTCGAGACCTTGATGTTCTTAGAGTTGAAGAGGTCATTGCCTCTGTCAAAGTCTATGATAAAAGGGAGGACTTGCATGATGAAAGAGATAAATTGGCTGGAACTAAGAGAGCTTTTAGCAGCCTCAAGGTTGGAAATAACCAAGTCCATG ACACAAAGGCAAACCTAGATGTGGAAAATGCAATCGATTTGGTCATACTACAAAGGATTGTGATAGTCATAGTCACAAACAAGTAG
- the LOC109948740 gene encoding uncharacterized protein LOC109948740 — protein MVGSGSLGGDLRTPQFDGANYDFWAVEMETILIAHDLWDVVEVGVQPQPILEEEEGSGGGSGGEGSEAEQVPVEAPTISKEDKIKNAKALSLIQGALTDELFPRIRNEKTAK, from the coding sequence ATGGTGGGATCAGGTTCTTTAGGTGGAGATTTACGAACTCCACAGTTTGATGGTGCAAACTATGATTTTTGGGCCGTCGAAATGGAGACTATCCTCATAGCACATGATCTATGGGATGTAGTTGAGGTCGGAGTACAACCTCAGCCGATTcttgaggaggaagaaggcTCTGGAGGTGGCTCTGGAGGTGAAGGAAGTGAGGCTGAGCAAGTTCCAGTGGAAGCACCCACCATCTCCAAAGAAGACAAAATCAAAAACGCCAAGGCACTAAGTCTCATTCAAGGAGCTTTAACTGATGAGCTCTTCCCTCGCATCCGAAATGAAAAGACTGCAAAATGA